A region from the Fragaria vesca subsp. vesca unplaced genomic scaffold, FraVesHawaii_1.0 scf0510153, whole genome shotgun sequence genome encodes:
- the LOC101305525 gene encoding uncharacterized protein LOC101305525, whose translation MFNLKAKHGMTYSYYSDWLMLFVSLLPDGNVVPNNLNEAKKTLSVLGMGYEKIHACPNNCILYRGDHHEAEICPECSTSRYKIGKNGAVRDGVPAKVLWYFPIIPRFKKMFQSPKTAKALTWHADRKKDAMMRHPADSPTWKLIDTKWLEFGKEK comes from the coding sequence ATGTTCAATTTGAAAGCCAAGCATGGAATGACTTATAGTTATTATTCCGACTGGCTAATGTTGTTTGTGTCCTTGTTACCGGATGGGAATGTGGTACCTAACAATTTAAATGAGGCGAAGAAAACACTTTCAGTATTAGGGATGGGGTATGAAAAAATTCATGCATGTCCAAACAACTGTATTTTGTATAGAGGGGACCACCATGAAGCTGAGATCTGCCCAGAATGTAGTACATCACGGTATAAGATTGGAAAGAATGGAGCTGTGAGGGACGGGGTTCCTGCAAAGGTTTTGTGGTACTTCCCTATAATACCGAGATTCAAAAAGATGTTCCAGTCACCAAAGACAGCGAAGGCCTTGACTTGGCATGCCGATAGGAAAAAAGATGCCATGATGCGGCATCCAGCTGATTCACCAACCTGGAAATTGATCGACACAAAGTGGCTAGAATTTGggaaagaaaaatag